A genomic window from Bdellovibrio sp. SKB1291214 includes:
- a CDS encoding MarR family winged helix-turn-helix transcriptional regulator, whose translation MAKLFIQTIPSQEELQQNARELCPNADIASLYSHLLFRKVATDLETKYDNFFARWNLSPGRYTLLVILRKAPAGLMPSEIAQKVGVTQATISGLINSLEKAQLVERKTHEKDGRSFVIKLTGKGEETLKEIAPEWYGGIGNFFGQFNDEEKKVLNGLLSRMTQNLSLLGMK comes from the coding sequence ATGGCTAAGCTATTCATCCAAACAATTCCGTCCCAGGAAGAACTACAACAGAACGCGCGTGAACTTTGTCCGAATGCTGATATTGCTTCACTTTACTCTCATCTTCTTTTCAGAAAAGTCGCGACTGATCTTGAGACCAAGTATGATAACTTCTTCGCGCGTTGGAATTTATCTCCAGGCAGATATACTTTGCTGGTTATCCTTCGCAAAGCTCCTGCGGGTCTCATGCCTTCTGAGATTGCGCAAAAAGTTGGAGTAACACAAGCGACGATTTCCGGTCTAATCAATAGTCTTGAGAAAGCACAACTCGTAGAACGTAAGACACACGAAAAAGATGGTCGCTCTTTCGTGATCAAATTGACTGGAAAAGGTGAAGAGACCCTCAAAGAAATTGCGCCTGAGTGGTACGGTGGGATTGGAAACTTCTTTGGTCAGTTCAATGATGAAGAGAAGAAAGTTTTGAATGGTCTTCTAAGTCGTATGACTCAGAACTTGTCTCTTTTAGGAATGAAATAA
- a CDS encoding flagellar brake protein has translation MDQEIFKKLSRDDEKIKLFVDLASAQGEVLCKGKTESLVKLKAVHWHSKSMHLECLFNSTEILNNGEEFLGYFFLGGEKYYFEGTATVYSNRCQFSLPTEMFHLQRRQNYRVRIPQSYQAFFDVTEINGSAANIHCKLGDLSSQGCRLVEKLPGTSFKNNDAVKGKLLINKNSPIELEAEVRHVKTEEGYQYIGIEFQKLSAIQENNLFALTMEIHKELFKRQ, from the coding sequence TTGGATCAGGAAATCTTCAAAAAACTGAGTCGTGATGACGAAAAGATAAAACTTTTCGTCGACCTGGCTTCGGCTCAAGGGGAAGTCCTCTGCAAAGGCAAAACTGAAAGTCTGGTAAAACTTAAAGCCGTGCACTGGCATTCAAAATCGATGCATTTAGAATGTCTTTTTAATTCCACTGAAATTCTGAACAATGGCGAAGAATTCCTGGGATACTTTTTTCTAGGTGGCGAAAAATATTATTTCGAAGGCACGGCTACCGTTTATTCCAATCGTTGTCAGTTCTCGCTACCCACAGAAATGTTTCACCTGCAACGCCGTCAAAATTATCGTGTTCGCATTCCGCAAAGCTATCAGGCTTTTTTCGATGTCACAGAAATCAATGGATCTGCGGCCAACATCCACTGCAAACTGGGTGATCTAAGCAGTCAAGGCTGTCGCCTGGTTGAAAAATTACCTGGCACTTCTTTTAAAAATAATGACGCGGTAAAAGGCAAACTTCTTATCAACAAGAACTCCCCGATCGAATTAGAGGCCGAAGTCCGTCACGTTAAAACCGAAGAAGGTTATCAATACATCGGCATAGAGTTCCAAAAGCTATCTGCAATTCAGGAAAACAATCTTTTTGCTCTAACAATGGAAATCCACAAAGAACTTTTCAAACGCCAATAG
- a CDS encoding LysM peptidoglycan-binding domain-containing protein yields the protein MKRLERLLFTIIFLISSVSTAGPGITYREYIVQPGDSLSEIADRVRGGHTYGKGENLEKILILNPGMDAHPIFVGQKLLVPVNDLRSVANESPSAPAVRMEVAKATSVATKVAPVATPVPTPKPKGIEAPAPVVTKTDEQPKAPVVPPAPAIAETPMAKPVATPVSSPEEVKKAVPVQAQAPAAIAPISSKPVAAAEEEDDINHRFEVKAGYQISTLSAQDNTTKSKAELNTDHDITASVGWTQQWSESFKSLFNFSLRNLEFQPSTNVSKTIVKDSKTLYGLGFSGHYLLSPKLGLEVGARYGQELFLHGLSTTTISIDSANISAVSVGLDYELFKKGSTSIGASISGSYLGGSSTDTYTIDAGSAYKGLLFIRRDRHGKLLKFEVGAQQRNQNTSVSDLSETSVFGNVIYGFDLFSEEKRK from the coding sequence ATGAAAAGACTCGAACGTTTGTTATTCACAATTATCTTTTTGATCAGCAGTGTTTCAACTGCCGGTCCAGGGATTACATATCGTGAGTACATCGTTCAACCTGGTGATAGTCTTTCCGAAATCGCAGATCGCGTTCGTGGTGGTCACACCTATGGTAAAGGTGAAAATCTCGAGAAAATTTTAATTCTTAATCCAGGCATGGATGCACACCCTATTTTCGTAGGCCAAAAACTTTTAGTTCCAGTCAATGATCTGCGTAGTGTCGCCAATGAATCTCCTAGTGCTCCAGCAGTGCGTATGGAAGTTGCAAAAGCAACTTCAGTTGCCACGAAGGTTGCTCCAGTTGCAACACCGGTTCCAACTCCAAAACCGAAAGGTATTGAAGCGCCCGCACCTGTTGTGACAAAAACAGATGAGCAACCAAAAGCCCCTGTTGTGCCACCTGCACCAGCAATTGCTGAAACTCCGATGGCTAAGCCCGTTGCGACTCCGGTTAGTTCACCAGAGGAAGTAAAAAAAGCAGTCCCTGTCCAAGCTCAAGCTCCAGCGGCTATCGCGCCAATTTCATCTAAGCCAGTTGCTGCTGCTGAAGAAGAAGACGATATCAATCATCGCTTTGAAGTAAAAGCCGGTTATCAAATCTCGACGTTGTCGGCACAAGATAACACGACCAAATCAAAAGCAGAACTTAATACAGATCACGACATCACTGCTTCAGTTGGTTGGACTCAGCAGTGGAGTGAATCCTTTAAATCACTTTTTAATTTCTCTTTGCGCAATCTTGAATTTCAGCCGTCTACAAATGTGTCGAAAACAATCGTCAAAGATTCAAAAACTTTGTACGGATTGGGTTTCAGTGGTCACTATCTGCTAAGCCCTAAACTTGGACTTGAAGTTGGCGCACGTTATGGCCAAGAGCTTTTCTTGCACGGCCTTTCAACAACAACAATTTCTATCGATTCAGCGAACATCTCTGCAGTCAGTGTAGGCTTGGACTATGAACTTTTTAAAAAGGGTTCGACATCCATCGGGGCTTCGATTTCCGGCAGCTATCTTGGCGGATCTTCAACTGACACTTATACAATCGATGCTGGTTCCGCCTACAAGGGCCTACTGTTCATCCGCCGGGATCGTCACGGAAAACTTTTGAAGTTCGAAGTGGGTGCTCAGCAAAGAAATCAAAACACTTCTGTTTCTGATCTTTCAGAAACCAGCGTCTTCGGGAATGTAATTTACGGCTTTGATTTATTCAGCGAGGAGAAGCGCAAATGA
- a CDS encoding TolC family protein produces MKKIKFAAAITALLCAPAAVQAETLSLADSLNLANGNSPQVKRAEAAKDEASWRKVEAYSQFLPRLTVSGSHLLDNKFMVETLNFAGNPTTIELIQPYTIWSARAEWLVFDGLANYDRYRSMTYGANAAEKEADWAKFQINEETKLKFYRALAAIELEKVSNQNVKTLEDHLDRAKAFRKSGAGTNFDVLRVEVQLNEAQSEKLNAEDNTILSRQNLLVGLGVEDGGQTLAGALPIPDAQKVANLKKPAKIERLDYQALTDRELAAHKAWLAAYKHWVPRFSVFGQADYYNNISKGLTDQDFNNAYSVGVAMTWNIFDGFASTAQSAQADARQVQAKEVTRQAKLKDSYDFDFWKRRYLYSAALYKAKTVDVEKAQESVRLATQSFKAGTRTSSEVLDAELDLFRARAGLVNAQVNAAEALVSLELSLGKEL; encoded by the coding sequence ATGAAAAAGATTAAATTCGCAGCCGCAATAACAGCTCTCTTGTGCGCTCCAGCGGCGGTGCAGGCTGAAACTCTTTCACTCGCAGATTCGCTCAATCTCGCCAATGGCAACTCACCTCAGGTGAAGCGCGCTGAAGCGGCTAAAGATGAGGCAAGTTGGAGAAAAGTTGAAGCATACTCTCAATTTCTGCCGCGCTTAACTGTTAGCGGATCTCATCTTTTGGATAATAAATTTATGGTGGAGACACTGAACTTCGCCGGTAATCCGACAACGATCGAACTTATTCAGCCTTATACAATCTGGTCAGCACGTGCAGAGTGGTTGGTGTTTGATGGTCTCGCAAACTATGATCGCTACAGATCTATGACTTACGGTGCGAACGCTGCAGAAAAGGAAGCCGACTGGGCCAAGTTTCAGATTAATGAAGAAACAAAGTTGAAATTCTATCGTGCGCTGGCGGCAATCGAGTTAGAAAAGGTATCGAATCAGAACGTAAAAACTTTGGAAGATCACTTGGATCGCGCCAAAGCGTTTCGTAAAAGTGGTGCAGGTACAAACTTTGACGTCCTTCGTGTCGAAGTTCAGCTGAATGAAGCACAATCTGAAAAACTAAATGCAGAGGATAACACAATCTTGTCGCGCCAAAATCTTTTGGTGGGTTTGGGAGTGGAAGACGGTGGACAAACGCTGGCAGGGGCTTTGCCGATTCCGGACGCTCAAAAAGTCGCTAATCTAAAAAAGCCCGCGAAAATCGAGCGACTTGATTATCAAGCCCTGACAGATCGTGAATTGGCTGCACATAAAGCTTGGCTGGCCGCTTATAAGCATTGGGTTCCAAGATTCTCGGTTTTTGGGCAAGCGGATTACTACAACAATATTAGTAAAGGTTTGACGGACCAAGATTTTAACAATGCTTACTCTGTGGGTGTTGCGATGACTTGGAATATCTTTGATGGTTTTGCTTCGACGGCGCAATCAGCTCAAGCAGACGCACGCCAAGTGCAAGCGAAAGAAGTCACTCGTCAGGCCAAACTTAAAGACAGTTATGATTTTGATTTTTGGAAGCGTCGCTACTTGTATTCTGCGGCTTTGTACAAAGCAAAAACCGTTGACGTAGAAAAAGCGCAAGAAAGTGTTCGTCTGGCAACTCAATCCTTCAAAGCGGGAACTCGCACGAGTTCAGAAGTTTTGGATGCGGAACTTGATTTGTTCAGAGCGCGCGCAGGCCTTGTGAATGCCCAAGTAAATGCGGCAGAGGCATTGGTTAGTTTAGAATTGTCCCTCGGGAAGGAACTGTAA
- a CDS encoding SAM-dependent methyltransferase: protein MIAYLAPEKFLPELQAELKNITAVHGNLVLTDGPIQTSVWAQHIWTNAEIIQFESISQAVKALKSRGLLWACYSFDNHRRAQLIQDQLPKLRPRVMNFLSELPKDPLGAWTLIDKNTMVVSSTTNSLFPLGEVAFNEDKENPPSRAYLKLWELFTVYGVKPEKGQRVVDFGSCPGGWTWVLQQIGCDVVSIDRAPLDEKIARLPRIEFIKTNAFTVKPANIGAIDWFFSDIICYPAKLLELVLEWQRSGLCQNFVCTIKFQGGTDFETLRKFQELENAHVVHLHHNKHEVTVWIRKSSKN from the coding sequence ATGATCGCATATCTTGCTCCAGAAAAATTTTTGCCAGAACTCCAGGCGGAACTCAAGAATATCACCGCAGTCCATGGCAACCTGGTTCTTACCGATGGGCCCATCCAGACCTCTGTGTGGGCCCAACACATTTGGACGAATGCTGAAATCATTCAGTTCGAATCTATTTCACAGGCCGTTAAAGCTTTAAAAAGCCGCGGGCTTTTGTGGGCATGTTATTCTTTCGATAATCATCGCCGTGCTCAACTTATTCAGGATCAGCTGCCAAAACTTCGTCCGCGCGTGATGAACTTTTTAAGCGAGCTTCCCAAAGACCCATTGGGTGCCTGGACCCTGATCGATAAAAACACTATGGTCGTTTCCAGCACGACAAATTCTCTGTTCCCGCTGGGCGAAGTCGCCTTTAACGAAGATAAAGAAAATCCTCCTTCCCGTGCCTATTTAAAATTGTGGGAGCTTTTCACAGTCTATGGAGTAAAGCCTGAAAAGGGTCAACGCGTGGTCGACTTTGGAAGTTGTCCTGGTGGTTGGACATGGGTTTTACAGCAGATTGGTTGTGATGTGGTCAGTATTGATCGCGCACCGTTGGACGAAAAAATCGCACGTTTGCCACGTATCGAATTTATTAAAACTAACGCCTTTACGGTTAAGCCCGCTAATATCGGAGCCATCGATTGGTTCTTTTCCGATATTATCTGCTATCCGGCGAAGCTCTTGGAGCTAGTTTTAGAATGGCAGCGTTCAGGACTTTGCCAAAACTTCGTTTGCACTATAAAATTTCAGGGTGGGACCGACTTTGAGACTCTTAGAAAGTTTCAAGAGTTGGAGAATGCACATGTCGTGCATCTTCATCACAATAAGCACGAGGTTACTGTTTGGATCAGGAAATCTTCAAAAAACTGA
- a CDS encoding methyl-accepting chemotaxis protein, with protein sequence MLHKLKNLSLTQKIIIPITLVGFTVLGSISWFSTHSDFEDAKAVALSDSLEVAKTYSHQIKNYIDKPFAQTEILGRNLSAQVEKGLQSRERSRLELLEMLKGDPQYLATWSAWEPNAFDGQDAKYANQEFHEKSGRHYPWWIRQNDNIIYKTLLNEETPDLGDWYFKPIQSKKSVLVEPYSDVVNGKKIVMTSAVYTIVKDDKALGIVGVDISLDKVKNLVAEAKPYPDSKSYLISDSLMIVAGPSEDEMMKPLQTESQVEALIKSHKAGSLEVSTPTGNELVTVIPFTIYNLDQKWTLLIRTPEKTILAKAYTMLWQQGLFALVGFGILLGTVYLAARGSSRQIGSLSENLAKSSVAISKSVQDLNSTGSNLENSSSHASESIMGTAASLEEITSRVLLNTENAKQAATLSVDSASLSQTGRIKINNLIETLNTIESSSKRMEEIIGVIDDIAFQTNLLALNASVEAARAGEHGKGFAVVADAVRSLAQRSATSAKDISTLINTTVRQVKDGAQAGKENGEVLEKMSLSIEKVATLNQEIADASEQQSSGITEIGSAVNELDRLIQTNAALAKQVVLNASEIHTQSSVMSSTVRILSGNKQENVKT encoded by the coding sequence ATGTTGCACAAATTGAAAAATCTCTCTTTAACTCAGAAAATCATCATCCCTATCACCTTAGTGGGCTTCACTGTGTTGGGTTCCATCAGTTGGTTTTCTACTCACAGTGATTTTGAAGACGCCAAGGCTGTCGCATTAAGTGATAGCTTAGAGGTCGCTAAAACATACTCTCATCAGATCAAAAATTATATTGATAAACCCTTTGCTCAAACTGAAATCTTAGGCCGAAACCTGAGCGCCCAAGTTGAAAAAGGCCTGCAGAGCCGCGAGCGATCCCGGTTAGAACTATTGGAAATGCTAAAAGGAGATCCACAGTATTTAGCAACTTGGTCTGCGTGGGAACCCAATGCTTTCGACGGACAGGACGCTAAATACGCAAACCAAGAATTTCATGAAAAATCAGGTCGCCACTATCCCTGGTGGATCCGTCAAAACGACAACATAATTTATAAAACACTTTTGAACGAGGAGACTCCGGATCTTGGTGATTGGTATTTCAAGCCTATCCAATCCAAGAAATCTGTTTTGGTTGAGCCCTATAGCGATGTCGTGAATGGCAAAAAAATTGTGATGACATCCGCCGTATACACGATCGTAAAGGACGATAAAGCATTAGGCATTGTGGGTGTCGACATCAGCCTTGATAAGGTCAAAAACTTAGTGGCGGAAGCCAAGCCCTATCCAGATTCAAAATCATATCTGATATCAGACTCTCTGATGATCGTCGCAGGTCCTTCTGAAGATGAGATGATGAAACCCTTGCAAACAGAATCACAAGTTGAAGCCCTGATTAAAAGTCACAAGGCAGGAAGTCTAGAGGTAAGCACCCCCACTGGGAATGAATTGGTCACAGTGATTCCATTTACCATCTATAACCTTGATCAGAAATGGACGCTGCTCATTCGAACGCCAGAAAAAACAATCCTAGCTAAAGCTTATACGATGCTTTGGCAACAAGGCCTTTTTGCTTTAGTCGGATTCGGGATCCTTTTAGGAACTGTTTATCTGGCCGCGCGCGGCTCGTCCCGACAAATTGGCAGCCTTTCTGAAAACTTAGCCAAGTCCTCAGTCGCTATCAGTAAATCTGTTCAGGATTTGAACTCAACGGGATCGAATCTAGAAAACTCCTCCTCCCATGCATCAGAATCAATCATGGGCACAGCAGCTTCACTTGAGGAAATCACTTCCAGGGTCTTACTGAACACTGAGAATGCTAAACAAGCTGCGACGCTATCGGTTGATTCCGCATCTTTATCCCAAACAGGCCGAATAAAAATCAACAACTTGATCGAAACTTTGAACACAATCGAATCTTCATCGAAACGCATGGAAGAAATCATTGGCGTGATCGACGATATCGCCTTTCAAACAAACCTGTTGGCATTAAATGCCTCGGTGGAAGCTGCTCGCGCTGGTGAACATGGCAAAGGCTTCGCCGTCGTTGCAGATGCCGTTCGCTCATTAGCACAAAGATCTGCGACATCCGCAAAAGATATTTCAACATTGATCAACACCACCGTTAGACAAGTCAAAGATGGGGCGCAGGCGGGTAAGGAAAATGGTGAGGTGCTAGAGAAAATGTCTTTGAGTATCGAAAAAGTTGCGACACTCAATCAAGAAATTGCAGACGCGAGCGAGCAACAATCGTCAGGAATTACGGAGATCGGCTCTGCAGTAAATGAGCTCGATCGCCTGATCCAAACCAACGCGGCCCTAGCCAAACAGGTAGTCTTGAATGCATCGGAAATACATACTCAGTCCTCCGTAATGAGTTCCACGGTGCGAATATTGAGTGGAAATAAACAGGAAAATGTTAAGACTTAG